From Hymenobacter sediminicola:
GGAAGGCACCGTCCTGAAATGGCTTAAACAAGTTGGCGACACCATCGAGCAGGATGAATCCGTGCTTGAAGTAGCAACCGACAAAGTTGATACCGAAGTGCCTGCCATTCATGCCGGCGTGCTGCAGGAAATTCTGGTGCAGGAAGGCCAGGTAGTAGCCGTAGGCGCTCCTATTGCTATTGTGGAAACTGATGCAGCCAATGCTGGTGCTTCTGCTCCGGCAGCTGCCCAAGCCACTGCTACCTCCTCCGACAACGGCGTGGCGGCAGTGCCCTATCTGCCCGAAGCCGGCGACCCACAGGCCAACCAAGCGCAGGCAGTGAGTGCCCCAGCCGCTCAGCCGCAGCCGGGCCGCTTCTATTCGCCGCTGGTGCTCAGCATTGCCCGCGAAGAAGGCATTTCGATGGCCGACCTAGAGTATCTGCCCGGTACTGGTAGCGAAGGCCGGGTCACGAAGAAAGATATTCTTGACTATGTAGCTGGCGGCAAGAAGCCACTTGGTGCTGCACAGGCGGCGGCAGCTCAACCAGCAGCTCAGCAGGCCCCCGCTACTCCTGCTCTTCAGGCAGCAGTTCCGGCAGCACAGCCAGTAGCCCAAACACCAGCGGCAGCGCCCAAAGCGGCGCCCTCAGTAAGTGGAAACCAGGAACTGATTGAGATGGACCGGATGCGCAAAATGATTGCGCAACGCATGGTTGACTCTAAGCGCATCTCGCCCCACGTTACTTCCTTCGTAGAGGCCGACGTGACGGACATCGTGAACTGGCGCAACAAGCACAAGGATGGCTACAAGAAGCGCGAGGGCGAAAACCTCACCTTCACGCCCATCTTCATCCAGGCCATTGCGCGCGCTATCCAGGACTTCCCGAACATCAACGTATCGGTAGAAGGCGACTACATCATCAAGAAGCGTGACATCAACGTGGGTGTAGCGGTGGCGCTGCCTTCCGGCAACCTCATTGTGCCCGTGATTCACAACGCCGACCAGCTTAACCTCAACGGCTTGAGCAAGCGGGTGAATGACCTCGCCAACCGCGCCCGCGCCAACAAGCTGAAGCCCGAAGATCTGGAAGGCGGCACCTACACGGTATCCAACGTCGGCTCATTCGGCAACGTGATGGGCACGCCCATCATCATGCAGCCACAGGTAGCCATCATGGCTGTTGGCGCTATCAAGAAGAAGCCGGCCGTCATCGAAACTCCGCAGGGCGACTTGATTGGCATTCGCCACTTCATGTTCCTGAGCCACAGCTACGACCACCGCGTGGTAGATGGCTCGCTCGGTGGCCAATTCGTGCGTCGCGTGGCCGACTACCTGGAGCAATTCGACCCGAATACGGCTATTTAGGTTGCCTCATTTACTGGAAAGCCCGTCGTTCCGGCGGGCTTTTCTTTTGTCTGAACCACCATGAAAAACGTTATTACCCTTGGGGCACTGGTTATTTCTCTGGTCCTGATTGTTTTCCTGTACGTGCGCCTTTCTGATACAGAACAGAAACTAGCTGCTGCCGAACAGAACGCCAAAGACTGTATGCAGGTGACTTTCCAACTGCAGAACAAGCTCACGCAAGCTACCAACGGCAAAACACCCGACAGCCTGCAAACGCGCAACTAGCCTCCTGCACAGCTACACAAAAAAGGCCCGTCTGCTGAGCAGACGGGCCTTTTTTGCATAAGGAGTACCAGCCGTTATGGCCGGCCACCGCTGGGTCCCTGGGCAGGCGTTGCGCCAGCGCCGTTGCCTCCGTCGGTATTGCCTCCGTCCTTCAAGTCATCGTTGTTTACGGAGCGTTTACGCCGCGCAGGAGCCATGCTCATCTTCCCGATGCGGTAGCTGATGTTCATGCGGAAGCCCGTCCGACGCAGTACGTTCACGCTATTCTGCTCCAGAAAGGGCGTGCTGATGGAGCTGCGGATTTTGTTGGTGGGCGTAAAGAAGTTGTCGGCCCCGAAACCGATGGAGCCTTTTTTCTCGGCAAAATCCTTCTTCACTCCTACGCTATACACCCCGAATCCACCCTGGTAGCCCTGCAGCTGCACCTGCCGGCCGCGGTAAAACGCAAACGCCTGCATGCCCCAGCCTTTAGTAAAATTATAGCCCCCCATCATCCGGCCGCTGGCCACCCAACCCTGGTTGCTGGCTGCATACAGCGGGCTGGAAATGTTGTTGTCAAGGCTGGCGTAGTACACGTCGGCGCCGCCGCCCAACGTCAGCTTGTTGTTGATGTTTACGTTGGCGTTCAGGCTGCCGCCGTAGGCGTTTTCGGTGCCGATGTTGTCGTAGGTAGTCCGGACAATGGCTCCGTCCTGTGTGCGGATGGGCTGAATGGAGCCATCTGTATTCCGTGCAAACACCGAGAAATTCAGCGAGGTCTGCTTGATGAATGTGTTATAGCCCAGCTCGTAGTTGTTGGTGTATTCCGGCTGCAGCAGCGGGTTGCCTTCCGTGGTGCTGACCTGGTTAGGCACCTGTCGGTTAGGGTTCAGAAACTGTAGCGACGGACGCTGAATGCGGCGGTTGTAGGCCACTTTCAGTACGTTGCCGTTGGCTAGCTTCCTTGACAGATTCACGCTGGGTACCAGCACCCCGTAGGATGGAATAGAAGGCGCGTTTTCGGTGCGGAAGTTGGCATCAATGGTCGTGTACTCGTAGCGGGCACCGGCTTTCAGCGTGTAGCTTTTCAGAAAGCTAAGCGTGTACGAGGCATAGGCCGCCGCCACGTTCTGGTTGTAGTCGAACACGTTCGAGAGGTTGGTGCCGGACTGTGGCTGGCCATTGAGCAGCGTGGTGTAGTCGCTGTTCACACGGCGCATAATGTCCTTGGCGCCAAACTCCAGTAGCTGCGTTTTGCTCAGCGGCGTCTGGTAGTCGGCTTGCACCGTTACTTCCTGATTGTAGCTGTCGTTGTCGTTGCGCAGGTTGTCACCTGTATTTTCACCGGCCAGAATCAGATTGGTGAAGTTGTTGGTGCGGGTGTTGCGGCTGTACTGGGCCAGCAGGCTGAACTCGCGCTGCGGCGTTTCGAAGGTACGGGTGTAGTTCAGGGTTGCGTCCAGCGTGTTCGAGTTATCAAGCACACTGATGTCGCGCAGGCTGCTGGTGGGGTTGCGGCCATCGAAGTAGGCAATACTGGTGCTCTGGTTGTCCTGGTAGTTCGTGCCATTGCGCAAACCCAACTGTACCGATGCCGACAGGAAATTATACTTGTTGATATCGTAGTCCCAGCCCAGCGAGTAGCGCCCAAACAGGTTCTGGTTGCGCGTGTCGGCTTCCTGCACGGTGCGGCTCAGCAGCTCACGAGTGCTCAGGTCGTTGTCCTGGATAGAATAGGTTTGCTGCTCGTTGCGGAAGCTGCCCGGCGTATTGTACTGGCCCCGGCCGCCGCCACCTAGCGAGAAGCCCATTTTGCCCACGCGGTACGTGGCGTTCAGGCCCAGATCAGAGCTGCGCAACCCGATGCTGCTACGCAGGTCCAGCGTGAACCCCTGCAGGTTATTCTGCTTGGTCACGATGTTGATGATACCACCGGAGCCTTCCGCATCGTATTTGGCCGAAGGCGAGGTAATGACTTCCACCGACTTAATCTGGTCGGCGGGAATCTGCTTCAGGGCATCGGCAATGCTGTTGGCGGAGATGGTGCTGGGGCGGTTGTTGATGAGCACCCGGATGTTGGAGCTGCCGCGCAGGCTCACGTTGCCATCAAGGTCGACGCTGAGCATGGGCACCCGTTTGAGCACGTCAGTAGCGTCGCCGCCACGGGTGGTTTCGTCCTTCTCGGCGTTGTATACGGTGCGGTCTACCTTCTCTTCTATCAGGCTGCGCTGGCCTTCCACTACTACTTCGCCCAGCTTCTGCGCCGACGATTCCAGCACGATGCCGCCCAGCGCCACCGTGTTACCGGCGTCCGTAATTACAACGCCGGTTTTTTCAACGCTCTTGTAGCCGATGAAACTGATCTGCACGGTATAGGTGCCAGCGGCCACACGCGGAATCGAGAATTTGCCGTTATCATCGGCCGAAGTCCCGTCCACCGCTTTGCCAGTAGCAGGGTTCAGCAATACTACCGTAGCATAGGATACTGGCTGCTTGGAAGCCGCGTCCGTCACGGTGCCGGTGATACGGCCGGTGCCTGCTTGCGGTGCTATGGCTGCACCCTGCGGGGCCTGTCCGGGCGCACCAGCGGGGCGCATAGCTCCGGCAGGCCGTTCGCCCTGTGGCATCTGTGCCCAGCCCAGTCGGCCAGCCGTGGTGAGAACCAGAACGAGGAAAATCTTTTTCATGAACTTCTATTGAAAGATGCCGCCCGGCAAACCGGCGCGGCGTTATGGCTGCTCTATTGTTGACGCGAACTTACCTCAGGTGCCAAAGGCCCGAAAATCAAACCGACTAACCAGCAGTTTCTGCCCCTGAAAACCCACAAATCATCCGCTGGTTTCGCCGGCCAGCCG
This genomic window contains:
- a CDS encoding TonB-dependent receptor domain-containing protein, whose amino-acid sequence is MKKIFLVLVLTTAGRLGWAQMPQGERPAGAMRPAGAPGQAPQGAAIAPQAGTGRITGTVTDAASKQPVSYATVVLLNPATGKAVDGTSADDNGKFSIPRVAAGTYTVQISFIGYKSVEKTGVVITDAGNTVALGGIVLESSAQKLGEVVVEGQRSLIEEKVDRTVYNAEKDETTRGGDATDVLKRVPMLSVDLDGNVSLRGSSNIRVLINNRPSTISANSIADALKQIPADQIKSVEVITSPSAKYDAEGSGGIINIVTKQNNLQGFTLDLRSSIGLRSSDLGLNATYRVGKMGFSLGGGGRGQYNTPGSFRNEQQTYSIQDNDLSTRELLSRTVQEADTRNQNLFGRYSLGWDYDINKYNFLSASVQLGLRNGTNYQDNQSTSIAYFDGRNPTSSLRDISVLDNSNTLDATLNYTRTFETPQREFSLLAQYSRNTRTNNFTNLILAGENTGDNLRNDNDSYNQEVTVQADYQTPLSKTQLLEFGAKDIMRRVNSDYTTLLNGQPQSGTNLSNVFDYNQNVAAAYASYTLSFLKSYTLKAGARYEYTTIDANFRTENAPSIPSYGVLVPSVNLSRKLANGNVLKVAYNRRIQRPSLQFLNPNRQVPNQVSTTEGNPLLQPEYTNNYELGYNTFIKQTSLNFSVFARNTDGSIQPIRTQDGAIVRTTYDNIGTENAYGGSLNANVNINNKLTLGGGADVYYASLDNNISSPLYAASNQGWVASGRMMGGYNFTKGWGMQAFAFYRGRQVQLQGYQGGFGVYSVGVKKDFAEKKGSIGFGADNFFTPTNKIRSSISTPFLEQNSVNVLRRTGFRMNISYRIGKMSMAPARRKRSVNNDDLKDGGNTDGGNGAGATPAQGPSGGRP
- a CDS encoding dihydrolipoamide acetyltransferase family protein is translated as MARVEMTMPKMGESIMEGTVLKWLKQVGDTIEQDESVLEVATDKVDTEVPAIHAGVLQEILVQEGQVVAVGAPIAIVETDAANAGASAPAAAQATATSSDNGVAAVPYLPEAGDPQANQAQAVSAPAAQPQPGRFYSPLVLSIAREEGISMADLEYLPGTGSEGRVTKKDILDYVAGGKKPLGAAQAAAAQPAAQQAPATPALQAAVPAAQPVAQTPAAAPKAAPSVSGNQELIEMDRMRKMIAQRMVDSKRISPHVTSFVEADVTDIVNWRNKHKDGYKKREGENLTFTPIFIQAIARAIQDFPNINVSVEGDYIIKKRDINVGVAVALPSGNLIVPVIHNADQLNLNGLSKRVNDLANRARANKLKPEDLEGGTYTVSNVGSFGNVMGTPIIMQPQVAIMAVGAIKKKPAVIETPQGDLIGIRHFMFLSHSYDHRVVDGSLGGQFVRRVADYLEQFDPNTAI